In the Styela clava chromosome 8, kaStyClav1.hap1.2, whole genome shotgun sequence genome, one interval contains:
- the LOC120346380 gene encoding ruvB-like 2, with product MATTTKLQEVREVTRIERIGAHSHIRGLGLNDDLEAKHVSQGMVGQLAARRAAGVILEMIKEGKIAGRAVLIAGHPGTGKTAIAMGMAQALGKDTPFTAIAGSEIFSLEMSKTEALTQAFRKSIGVRIKEETEMIEGEVVEVSVERPATGTGAKVGKLTLKTTDMETVYDLGQKMIEQLTKEKIQSGDIITIDKASGKITKLGRSFTRARDYDALDAQTRFVQCPEGELQKRKEVVHTVSLHEIDVINSRTQGFLALFSGDTGEIKSEVREQINSKVAEWREEGKAEIIPGVLFVDEVHMLDIECFSYLNRALESDMSPIFIMATNRGITRIRGTNYQSPHGLPIDLLDRLLIISTSPYTEKETKQILQIRCEEEDVEMEEQALSVLTRIGMETSLRYAIQLITASSLVCRKRKGTEVSVNDIKRVYSLFIDESRSTTFLKEFQQEFMFNELSASGDAPVMETS from the coding sequence ATGGCAACAACTACGAAGCTGCAAGAAGTGCGCGAGGTAACTAGAATAGAAAGAATCGGTGCTCATTCTCATATTCGTGGACTCGGATTGAATGATGATTTGGAAGCCAAACATGTGTCACAAGGAATGGTTGGACAGCTTGCTGCTAGACGTGCAGCTGGTGTTATTTTGGAGATGATTAAAGAAGGAAAAATTGCAGGTAGAGCTGTATTAATAGCAGGTCATCCAGGAACGGGGAAAACTGCCATTGCAATGGGTATGGCACAGGCACTCGGTAAAGACACACCTTTTACTGCAATTGCTGGtagtgaaatattttcattggaAATGAGCAAAACAGAGGCGTTGACTCAAGCATTCAGGAAATCAATTGGAGTTCGCATAAAAGAAGAAACTGAAATGATTGAAGGTGAAGTTGTTGAAGTTAGTGTCGAGCGACCTGCGACTGGAACTGGAGCAAAAGTTGGTAAGCTGACTTTGAAAACGACAGACATGGAAACAGTGTATGATTTAGGTCAGAAGATGATTGAACAATTaacgaaagaaaaaattcaatctGGAGATATAATCACCATTGATAAAGCCAGCGGAAAAATTACCAAACTTGGCCGATCATTTACTCGTGCAAGAGATTATGATGCATTGGATGCACAGACTAGGTTTGTTCAATGCCCAGAAGGGGAATTGCAAAAACGAAAAGAAGTTGTTCACACTGTATCATTACATGAAATCGATGTTATAAATAGCAGAACACAAGGATTCCTTGCTCTGTTTTCTGGTGACACTGGTGAAATTAAAAGTGAAGTCAGGGAACAAATTAATTCCAAAGTGGCAGAATGGAGGGAAGAAGGAAAAGCAGAAATCATTCCTGGTGTTTTGTTTGTTGATGAAGTCCATATGTTGGACATCGAATGTTTTTCTTATCTCAATCGTGCTCTAGAAAGTGACATGTCACCTATTTTCATTATGGCAACCAATCGTGGCATTACAAGGATCCGTGGCACCAATTATCAAAGTCCTCATGGACTTCCAATTGATCTATTAGATCGTCTTCTAATTATTTCTACATCACCATACACagaaaaagaaacaaaacaaattttgcaaatCAGATGTGAAGAAGAAGATGTTGAAATGGAGGAACAAGCTCTGTCTGTTTTAACAAGAATTGGAATGGAGACATCCCTTCGTTATGCTATTCAACTCATCACAGCATCTAGTTTAGTATGTAGGAAGAGGAAGGGAACGGAAGTTTCAGTGAACGACATTAAACGAGTGTACTCACTCTTTATTGATGAATCACGCTCTACCACGTTTTTGAAAGAATTCCAGCAAGAATTTATGTTCAATGAATTATCTGCATCTGGAGATGCACCTGTTATGGAGACATCTTGA